A stretch of the Vitis riparia cultivar Riparia Gloire de Montpellier isolate 1030 chromosome 13, EGFV_Vit.rip_1.0, whole genome shotgun sequence genome encodes the following:
- the LOC117928064 gene encoding protein FLOWERING LOCUS D, translated as MDPSNQISEFSSFPPLPLDPLQYTIFVPHSNPNPNNNPHPSSNTNSNPISNPNPNPNPDPVPNSNHNPYPDHFLSLSIPRKRRRGRPRSAATFTPSQNQVFQIPHTSNGTINGNNYLVGASSSSTSFSKLSIENPTSSTTAVPDISDEIIVINKEATSEALIALSAGFPADSLTEEEIDAGVLSIIGGIEQVNYILIRNHILAKWRENVSNWVAKEMFLGSVPSHCHILLDSAYNFLVTHGYVNFGVAHAIKEKIPTEPSKQNVVVIGAGLAGLAAARQLMRFGYKVTVLEGRKRAGGRVYTKKMEGGNRTAAADLGGSVLTGTHGNPLGIVARQLGYHLHKVRDKCPLYSVDGKPVDPDMDLKVEADFNRLLDKASKLRQLMGEVSVDVSLGAALETFRQVCGDAVNAEEMNLFNWHLANLEYANAGLLSKLSLAFWDQDDPYDMGGDHCFLPGGNGRLVQVLSENVPILYEKTVHTIRYGSDGVQVIAGNQVFEGDMALCTVPLGVLKSGSIKFIPELPQRKLDGIKRLGFGLLNKVAMLFPHVFWGTDLDTFGHLSDDPSRRGEFFLFYSYATVAGGPLLIALVAGEAAHKFESMPPTDAVTWVIQILRGIYEPQGINVPEPIQTVCTRWGSDPFSLGSYSNVAVGASGDDYDILAENVGDGRLFFAGEATTRRYPATMHGAFLSGLREAANMAHYANARVMRIKIERSPSKNAHSCASLLADLFREPDLEFGSFAVIFGKKNSDPKSMVILRVTFTGPRKGSKLDQNHSNKLLFQQLESHFNHQQQLHIYTLLSRQQALELREVRGGDDMRLNFLCEKLGVKLVARKGLGPSADSVIASIKAERGNRKPASTSLALKSGMKPKVAGSKRKVVRKAKVVSNVGGLMPRNSNMRNGNSSIPPSNLIVRNGSGSTPPPNLNMGNGSGLVPRPNLNMGNGSGLVPPSNLNMTSGSGLLPPSNLSIGNGSGFTPPANLNMGNNGSSVPPDLNIGNGGGSELHPHLGLGNDSGVVPPPNINVAESKLMGQM; from the exons ATGGACCCATCGAATCAAATCTCCGAATTCTCTTCATTCCCTCCTCTTCCTCTGGATCCCCTTCAATACACCATTTTTGTACCTCATTCAAACCCTAATCCTAATAATAACCCTCACCCTAGCTCCAACACCAATTCGAACCCAATttcaaaccctaaccctaatccTAATCCTGACCCTGTCCCTAACTCTAACCATAACCCTTATCCGGACCACTTTCTTTCGCTTTCCATCCCTAGGAAGAGAAGACGAGGCAGACCTCGCAGCGCCGCGACGTTTACTCCATCACAGAATCAGGTGTTTCAAATTCCTCACACTTCCAACGGTACAATCAACGGTAACAATTATCTTGTTggtgcttcttcttcttcaacttctttttccaAACTTAGTATAGAAAACCCTACTTCTTCAACCACCGCTGTTCCTGATATATCTGATGAAATCATTGTTATCAACAAAGAAGCCACATCTGAGGCCTTGATTGCACTTTCGGCTGGTTTTCCGGCTGATTCCCTCACCGAGGAGGAAATTGATGCTGGGGTTCTTTCTATAATTGGTGGAATCGAGCAAGTTAATTATATTCTCATCCGAAACCACATTCTAGCGAAATGGCGGGAGAATGTGTCAAATTGGGTTGCAAAAGAGATGTTTCTTGGTTCAGTACCATCACATTGTCACATTCTTCTGGACTCTGCTTATAATTTTTTGGTTACACATGGATATGTTAATTTCGGGGTTGCACATgcaatcaaagaaaaaattccAACTGAACCCAGTAAGCAGAATGTGGTTGTGATAGGGGCAGGGCTTGCAGGATTGGCTGCAGCCCGACAATTAATGCGGTTTGGGTATAAGGTAACTGTTTTGGAGGGTAGGAAACGAGCAGGTGGAAGGGTTTATACAAAGAAAATGGAGGGAGGGAATAGGACTGCGGCTGCGGATTTGGGGGGTAGTGTGTTAACTGGTACACATGGAAACCCGCTTGGGATTGTGGCCCGGCAATTGGGCTATCACCTTCATAAGGTGAGAGACAAGTGCCCGCTTTATAGTGTGGATGGAAAACCTGTTGACCCAGACATGGATTTGAAGGTGGAAGCCGATTTTAATCGCCTTTTGGATAAGGCAAGCAAGTTAAGACAGCTAATGGGGGAGGTTTCAGTGGATGTCTCACTTGGGGCAGCACTGGAGACTTTTAGACAGGTGTGTGGGGATGCTGTAAATGCTGAGGAGATGAACCTGTTTAATTGGCATCTTGCAAATTTGGAATATGCAAATGCAGGTTTGCTTTCAAAGCTTTCACTTGCATTCTGGGACCAAGATGATCCATATGATATGGGAGGGGACCATTGCTTCTTGCCTGGGGGGAATGGGAGGctagttcaggttttgtctgagAATGTGCCCATCCTTTATGAAAAAACTGTGCACACGATAAGGTATGGTAGTGATGGAGTACAGGTGATTGCTGGGAACCAGGTATTTGAGGGTGACATGGCACTATGTACTGTTCCACTTGGGGTTTTGAAGAGTGGATCTATCAAATTTATTCCAGAGTTGCCTCAAAGAAAGCTTGATGGGATCAAGAGGCTGGGATTTGGTTTATTAAATAAGGTTGCAATGCTTTTTCCTCATGTGTTCTGGGGCACAGATCTTGACACATTTGGTCATCTGTCTGATGATCCAAGTCGCCGGGGAGAGTTTTTCCTGTTCTACAGCTATGCAACTGTTGCTGGTGGTCCTCTCTTGATTGCTTTAGTAGCAGGAGAAGCTGCACATAAGTTTGAGAGCATGCCACCTACTGATGCTGTGACTTGGGTTATTCAAATTCTCAGGG GGATTTACGAACCACAAGGAATCAATGTTCCAGAGCCTATCCAAACCGTCTGTACCAGATGGGGTAGTGATCCTTTCAGCCTAGGTTCGTACTCAAATGTTGCTGTGGGGGCATCAGGAGATGACTATGACATCTTAGCGGAAAATGTGGGGGATGGAAGACTTTTCTTTGCAGGAGAGGCTACTACTAGGCGATACCCTGCAACTATGCATGGAGCCTTTCTTAGTGGGCTAAGGGAAGCTGCAAACATGGCTCACTATGCTAATGCTCGAGTCATGCGGATAAAGATTGAAAGAAGCCCATCAAAGAATGCACATTCTTGTGCTTCCCTTCTGGCAGATTTATTCAGGGAGCCTGATTTAGAGTTTGGGAGCTTTGCTGTTATTTTTGGGAAGAAAAATTCTGATCCCAAGTCAATGGTAATTTTAAGGGTGACATTTACTGGGCCACGAAAAGGTTCAAAACTGGACCAGAATCATTCAAATAAATTGCTTTTTCAGCAGCTTGAGTCACATTTTAATCATCAGCAGCAGCTTCATATTTACACTCTGTTGTCAAGACAACAAGCCCTTGAACTAAGAGAAGTGAGGGGAGGTGATGACATGAGGTTGAATTTCCTCTGTGAAAAGCTTGGAGTGAAACTAGTTGCAAGAAAAGGTTTGGGCCCTTCTGCCGATTCTGTTATTGCTTCAATAAAGGCAGAGAGGGGAAACCGCAAACCAGCTTCAACATCTTTGGCTCTTAAATCAG gaatGAAGCCTAAAGTAGCCGGTTCGAAGCGAAAAGTTGTTAG GAAGGCTAAAGTTGTGAGCAATGTTGGTGGCTTGATGCCTCGCAATTCAAACATGCGTAATGGTAACAGCTCAATACCTCCTTCCAATTTGATTGTGCGCAATGGCAGTGGCTCAACGCCTCCTCCCAATTTAAACATGGGCAATGGGAGTGGCTTGGTGCCTCGTCCCAATTTAAATATGGGCAATGGCAGTGGCTTGGTGCCTCCTTCTAATTTAAACATGACCAGTGGCAGTGGCTTGTTGCCTCCTTCCAATTTAAGCATAGGCAATGGCAGTGGCTTCACTCCTCCTGCCAATTTAAACATGGGCAACAATGGTAGTTCGGTTCCTCCTGATTTGAACATTGGCAATGGTGGTGGCTCAGAACTTCATCCCCATTTAGGCTTGGGAAATGACAGTGGCGTTGTACCTCCTCCCAATATAAATGTGGCAGAGAGTAAGCTGATGGGACAAATGTAG